One genomic window of Conyzicola nivalis includes the following:
- a CDS encoding alpha/beta fold hydrolase, whose protein sequence is MTDPRVSQRPRPMGDYVPRTFSVPSSAGRPGPTFLLLHGIGLSHREFTGLARHLSRRGRVIAFDLPGFGELARARTRPRHRMSVEEYAAIVRRALERLDVGPVVVVGHSMGAQFAVELARQSPESVSHVVLVGPVVDARKPTLTAQSVVLLRDSLLEPPATQLMVAINYVRCGIPWFLTEAVAMRDYATDRGVALVSHPVLVIRGGNDPIADARWCRSLSELAPDGRVATIPGYRHNVVHSNPSATAKAILAFVDDASRSA, encoded by the coding sequence GTGACTGACCCCAGAGTATCCCAGCGGCCGCGCCCAATGGGTGACTACGTCCCGCGCACGTTCAGCGTCCCCTCGTCGGCGGGCCGACCGGGTCCGACGTTCCTGCTCCTGCACGGGATCGGTCTCTCCCACCGCGAGTTCACCGGGCTCGCGCGTCACCTCTCGCGACGGGGCCGGGTGATCGCCTTCGACCTGCCCGGGTTCGGTGAGTTGGCACGTGCCCGCACCCGGCCCCGACACCGGATGTCCGTCGAGGAGTACGCCGCGATCGTGCGGCGCGCGCTCGAACGGCTCGACGTCGGCCCGGTCGTCGTGGTCGGCCACTCGATGGGCGCGCAGTTCGCCGTCGAACTCGCGCGCCAGAGCCCGGAATCGGTCTCGCACGTCGTGCTCGTCGGCCCGGTGGTCGACGCGCGCAAGCCCACGCTCACGGCGCAGTCCGTCGTGCTGCTGAGGGATTCCCTGCTCGAACCCCCGGCTACCCAGCTGATGGTGGCGATCAACTATGTGCGGTGCGGTATTCCGTGGTTCCTCACCGAGGCGGTGGCCATGCGCGACTACGCGACAGACCGCGGGGTCGCCCTGGTGTCCCACCCCGTGTTGGTCATCCGCGGCGGCAACGACCCGATCGCCGACGCCCGCTGGTGCCGGTCGTTGAGCGAGCTCGCCCCCGACGGGCGGGTAGCGACGATCCCCGGGTACCGCCACAACGTCGTGCATTCCAACCCGTCGGCCACGGCGAAGGCCATCCTGGCGTTCGTCGACGACGCCAGTCGGTCGGCCTGA
- a CDS encoding ABC transporter permease, with product MKHQATRIAARENGPRRRAPRAGSWLVGTTVRRTRAQWRLLLGVVAVAVLASVLVTTLSLLVSATEQRGVRGALGAIPAEQSDLDVRLLDPTIDLADATAEVTDAVASVYAPAATATVVGGAVSSYLPVTAVADAPRAPSPPTLAYFGEFDGVAQAATLVAGDWPGETAAGDRVAVAIPAAASAALSLGVGGTLVVEATDADVTAVVTGVFEPTDRTDEFWALDRLASAGYEPEFPNPFTSFYNPSVVFGPLVVGTGALASADLPVAIATLRYTPDFSDTTVAQLRPLLDRLATADIDILYSANGVAGSVFIDSDAAAAVSAVAAGLTVTRSTVVVVSLLLLVLAVAAMAQLARLYSDARAGERQLMRARGASRRNILALAAVEAAVIAVATAAATPPLASLAYRLLATQPTMVAAGMPPDAGIPPLTWLISAGIAVVFVLVLLAPLIRGDVSFAEGAQAAGRQRLVSGVARSGIDVALVVLAGIAYWQLQAYRTPVQESATLTVDPVLVAGPAIVLVAAALVCARLIPAASRLLERLGSGARGATVALASWELGRRPQRATAAVLLLSLTLAVGTFGLSFLDTWKRSQVDQAAFAVGAPVRVEADGAAADGVAAPSGTTAEPTLRRSLVIGGFSGDPDNLGGSLASVLALTPAARDLAADGQLGDLGGDVIADSLPTDPPAATVVDLPDGATGVAATVRFGDPEAPLEAVAADLTAVIENGDGRLVLLPLGRIDGDGASHEVSGELPPASATGTLRFAGLQVRVVDTSGDEPVVRGAPEPADVLLSDLAGTTASGEPQPVAVEAGDDGWFGSAAARNSSLPATNGVPDGWQLRLGVTVPLDLRSSPGNYALVGWRPHAAVPAVLAGEIADQLGLTVGTELDVRVGGLPTTIRVAAVAPLVPGAARTADLAGPTPALGGAAAQLAVVDTTLLTRSLVEAGAEGSLVDEWWVGVPASDARSFLDALPPGVTAVGSALLGDRLQEAPLRVATQAALWVAIAASTLLAAVGFGVHSAAGLRSRRLELAQLRAIGYSRRRLVGLVGAESLLMCLLGAVFGISIGVLLAWLVGPLVAVSPTGAPTVPSVVVEVPPLGIALLLAWIVAVLAAVVLLVARMQRFTEPAHLLREGAQP from the coding sequence GTGAAACACCAGGCAACGCGGATCGCCGCGCGCGAGAACGGTCCGCGCAGGCGCGCGCCCCGGGCCGGCTCGTGGCTCGTCGGAACCACCGTTCGCCGCACCCGTGCGCAATGGCGGCTTCTGCTCGGCGTGGTCGCGGTCGCCGTACTCGCGAGCGTGCTCGTCACGACGCTGAGCCTGCTCGTCTCGGCGACGGAACAGCGCGGCGTGCGCGGCGCGCTGGGCGCGATCCCCGCGGAGCAGAGCGACCTCGACGTGCGCCTCCTCGACCCGACCATCGACCTCGCCGACGCCACGGCGGAGGTGACCGACGCCGTCGCGAGCGTGTACGCCCCGGCCGCGACCGCCACCGTGGTGGGTGGCGCCGTGTCGTCGTATCTGCCCGTGACGGCCGTCGCGGATGCTCCACGCGCCCCGTCCCCACCGACACTCGCCTACTTCGGCGAGTTCGACGGCGTCGCCCAGGCGGCGACACTCGTGGCGGGCGACTGGCCGGGCGAGACGGCGGCGGGCGACCGTGTGGCCGTCGCGATTCCGGCCGCGGCCTCGGCCGCGCTCTCGCTCGGCGTCGGCGGAACGCTCGTGGTCGAGGCGACGGACGCGGATGTCACGGCCGTCGTCACCGGGGTGTTCGAGCCGACCGACCGCACCGACGAGTTCTGGGCGCTCGACCGCCTCGCCTCTGCCGGTTACGAGCCCGAGTTCCCCAACCCGTTCACCAGCTTCTACAACCCCAGCGTGGTGTTCGGGCCGCTCGTAGTCGGCACGGGAGCCCTCGCGTCGGCGGACCTCCCCGTCGCGATCGCCACCCTGCGGTACACACCCGATTTCTCGGACACCACGGTGGCGCAGCTGCGGCCCCTGCTCGACCGGCTGGCGACCGCCGATATCGACATCCTCTACAGCGCGAACGGCGTGGCCGGCAGCGTCTTCATCGACTCCGACGCGGCCGCGGCCGTGAGCGCCGTCGCGGCCGGCCTCACCGTCACCCGGTCGACCGTCGTCGTGGTGAGCCTGCTGCTCCTGGTGCTCGCCGTCGCGGCGATGGCCCAGCTCGCGCGGCTCTACAGCGATGCACGCGCCGGGGAGCGCCAGCTCATGCGCGCGCGGGGTGCCTCGCGCCGCAACATCCTGGCTCTCGCGGCTGTCGAGGCGGCGGTGATCGCGGTCGCCACTGCGGCGGCGACTCCCCCGCTCGCGTCGCTCGCCTACCGACTCCTCGCCACGCAGCCCACCATGGTCGCGGCCGGGATGCCGCCGGACGCGGGCATCCCGCCGCTCACCTGGCTCATCTCGGCGGGTATCGCCGTCGTCTTTGTGCTCGTCCTCCTTGCTCCTCTTATCAGGGGCGACGTGTCGTTCGCCGAGGGTGCGCAGGCCGCCGGCCGGCAGCGCCTCGTCTCGGGCGTCGCGCGGTCGGGCATCGACGTCGCGCTCGTGGTGCTCGCCGGAATCGCCTACTGGCAGCTGCAGGCCTACCGCACCCCCGTGCAGGAGTCGGCCACGCTCACGGTCGACCCCGTGCTCGTCGCCGGCCCGGCCATCGTGCTGGTCGCCGCCGCCCTCGTCTGCGCGCGGCTCATTCCCGCCGCCTCGAGGCTGCTCGAGCGCCTCGGTTCGGGCGCGCGGGGCGCGACCGTCGCCCTCGCCTCCTGGGAACTCGGTCGTCGTCCGCAACGCGCGACGGCCGCGGTGCTGCTGTTAAGCCTGACGCTCGCCGTCGGCACCTTCGGCCTGAGCTTCCTCGACACCTGGAAGCGGTCGCAGGTCGACCAGGCCGCCTTCGCCGTCGGCGCGCCCGTGCGGGTGGAGGCGGACGGCGCGGCCGCCGACGGCGTGGCCGCCCCCTCCGGCACAACGGCCGAGCCGACACTGCGGCGGTCGCTGGTCATCGGCGGCTTCTCGGGCGACCCCGACAACCTCGGCGGCAGCCTGGCGTCGGTGCTGGCGCTCACCCCCGCCGCCCGCGACCTCGCGGCCGACGGTCAGCTCGGTGATCTGGGGGGCGACGTCATCGCCGACAGCCTCCCGACCGACCCGCCCGCCGCGACCGTTGTCGACTTGCCCGACGGCGCGACCGGGGTCGCCGCGACGGTGCGATTCGGCGATCCCGAGGCACCGCTCGAAGCCGTCGCGGCCGACCTGACCGCGGTTATCGAGAACGGCGACGGACGGCTCGTGCTGCTGCCTCTCGGCCGCATCGACGGCGACGGCGCATCGCACGAGGTGAGCGGCGAGCTCCCTCCCGCGTCGGCGACGGGCACCCTGCGCTTCGCTGGCCTCCAGGTGAGGGTCGTCGACACCAGCGGCGACGAGCCCGTGGTTCGCGGCGCCCCGGAGCCCGCCGACGTGCTGCTCTCCGACCTCGCCGGCACGACGGCGTCGGGCGAGCCGCAGCCCGTCGCGGTCGAGGCCGGCGACGACGGCTGGTTCGGCTCCGCGGCGGCACGCAACTCGTCGCTGCCCGCGACCAACGGCGTGCCCGACGGCTGGCAATTGCGTCTGGGCGTCACGGTTCCGCTCGACCTCCGCAGCAGCCCGGGCAACTACGCGCTCGTCGGTTGGCGGCCGCACGCCGCCGTGCCCGCGGTGCTCGCCGGCGAAATCGCCGACCAGCTCGGCCTCACGGTCGGCACCGAGCTCGACGTGCGTGTGGGCGGTCTCCCCACCACCATCCGCGTTGCCGCCGTCGCCCCGCTCGTACCCGGCGCAGCCCGCACGGCCGACCTGGCCGGGCCCACCCCGGCGCTCGGCGGAGCCGCCGCACAGCTCGCCGTCGTCGACACCACGCTGCTCACGCGCTCACTCGTGGAGGCCGGTGCCGAAGGGTCGCTCGTCGACGAGTGGTGGGTCGGCGTTCCGGCCTCCGACGCCCGTTCCTTCCTCGATGCGCTGCCTCCGGGCGTGACCGCCGTGGGTTCGGCGCTGCTCGGCGACCGGCTGCAGGAGGCACCGCTCCGCGTCGCGACGCAGGCGGCGCTCTGGGTCGCGATCGCCGCGAGCACGCTGCTCGCGGCCGTCGGATTCGGCGTGCACAGCGCGGCCGGCCTGCGTTCGCGCCGACTGGAGCTCGCCCAGCTGCGGGCGATCGGGTACTCGCGCCGCCGCCTCGTGGGGCTTGTCGGCGCCGAGTCGCTGCTGATGTGTCTGCTCGGGGCCGTCTTCGGCATCTCCATCGGCGTGCTGCTGGCGTGGCTCGTCGGACCGCTCGTCGCGGTATCGCCCACCGGCGCGCCCACCGTGCCCTCCGTCGTGGTCGAGGTGCCCCCGCTCGGCATCGCCCTCCTCCTCGCCTGGATCGTCGCGGTGCTCGCCGCCGTCGTGCTGCTGGTCGCCCGGATGCAGCGCTTCACCGAGCCCGCGCACCTGCTGCGCGAGGGGGCGCAACCGTGA
- a CDS encoding ATP-binding cassette domain-containing protein gives MTQTDAPARPASEFGADALIVCDNVVRIYQVEQIEVQALQGLDLLVDRGEMIAIVGASGSGKSTLLNVLSGLDVPTAGRARVGDWDLLRMSAADRLAYRRSVVGFVWQQTSRNLLPYLSAAENVALPMSFAGVRARARARRTAELLEAMGMGAKADRRPGELSGGEQQRVAIAVSLANRPQVLFADEPTGELDTATGADVFAALRTANTSFGTTVVIVTHDSDVSGQVQRTVAIRDGRTSSEVVRRTEIDEWGTSAVIAEEYAMLDRAGRLQLPADYRKALGLRSRVRLDLASDHVGVWPDRAPDGDAK, from the coding sequence ATGACGCAGACCGATGCGCCGGCGCGACCGGCTTCGGAGTTCGGGGCGGACGCCCTCATCGTGTGCGACAACGTGGTGCGCATCTACCAGGTCGAGCAGATCGAGGTGCAGGCGCTGCAGGGCCTCGACCTGCTCGTCGACCGCGGCGAGATGATCGCGATCGTCGGCGCGTCCGGCTCCGGCAAGTCGACGTTGCTCAACGTGTTGTCGGGGCTCGATGTGCCGACCGCGGGGCGGGCCCGCGTGGGCGATTGGGACCTGCTGCGGATGTCGGCCGCCGACCGTCTCGCCTACCGCCGATCCGTCGTCGGATTCGTCTGGCAGCAGACCTCGCGCAACCTGCTGCCGTACCTCTCGGCCGCCGAGAACGTCGCCCTTCCGATGTCGTTCGCCGGGGTGCGGGCGCGGGCCCGCGCCCGCCGCACGGCGGAACTGCTCGAGGCCATGGGCATGGGTGCGAAGGCCGACCGGCGTCCGGGCGAACTCTCGGGAGGCGAGCAACAGCGCGTGGCGATCGCCGTCTCGCTCGCGAACCGGCCGCAGGTGTTGTTCGCCGACGAACCGACGGGCGAGCTCGACACCGCCACGGGCGCCGACGTCTTCGCCGCCTTGCGCACCGCGAACACCAGTTTCGGAACCACCGTGGTGATCGTCACGCACGATTCGGATGTCTCGGGGCAGGTGCAGCGCACGGTGGCGATCCGCGACGGCCGCACGTCGTCGGAGGTGGTGCGGCGCACCGAGATCGACGAGTGGGGGACCTCTGCCGTCATCGCCGAGGAGTATGCCATGCTCGACCGCGCCGGGCGCCTGCAACTGCCCGCCGACTACCGCAAAGCACTCGGCCTGCGCAGCCGGGTGCGCCTCGACCTGGCATCCGACCACGTGGGTGTGTGGCCCGACCGCGCGCCGGACGGAGACGCGAAATGA
- a CDS encoding ABC transporter ATP-binding protein: protein MITQDTPMVTVSGLGRTYGSAGGDVHALQDVSFSVERGTIAALVGRSGSGKTTLLNCLGGLDEPTSGTVVVDGIELTSLDERARTALRRDRLAFVFQTFGLLPMLSAAENVGLPLRLRGAAAKERTARVAHLLDLVGIGAQAAQRPGELSGGQQQRVAIARALANSPRLLIADEPTGQLDAESGASVMALLQSVVRAEGMTAIISTHDLSLQAMADQTIRLADGRLA from the coding sequence ATGATCACGCAGGACACCCCCATGGTCACGGTCAGCGGGCTGGGTCGCACCTACGGCTCGGCGGGTGGCGACGTGCACGCGCTGCAGGACGTCTCGTTCAGCGTCGAGCGCGGCACGATCGCCGCGCTCGTCGGCAGATCGGGCTCGGGAAAGACCACCCTGCTCAACTGCCTCGGTGGTCTCGACGAGCCGACCAGCGGAACCGTCGTCGTCGACGGCATCGAGCTGACGTCGCTCGACGAGCGGGCCCGCACCGCGCTGCGCCGCGACCGGCTCGCCTTCGTCTTCCAGACGTTCGGCCTGCTGCCGATGCTGTCGGCGGCCGAGAACGTCGGGCTCCCGCTACGCCTGCGCGGTGCCGCGGCGAAGGAGCGTACGGCGCGGGTGGCGCACCTGCTCGACCTGGTCGGCATCGGTGCCCAGGCGGCGCAGCGCCCCGGCGAACTGTCGGGCGGCCAACAGCAGCGTGTGGCGATCGCGCGTGCGCTCGCCAATTCGCCGCGGCTGCTCATCGCCGACGAGCCGACCGGGCAACTCGACGCCGAGAGCGGCGCGAGCGTCATGGCGCTGCTGCAGTCGGTGGTGCGCGCGGAGGGGATGACCGCGATCATCTCGACGCACGACCTGAGCCTGCAGGCGATGGCCGACCAGACGATCAGGCTGGCCGACGGGCGGCTCGCCTGA
- a CDS encoding SGNH/GDSL hydrolase family protein: MTRKRVLFTAGAVILLTLGINATTVVWPVSTIAEGRVGPSIPQAVAPIATPTTFAVVGDSISARASREGLDMSSGSWTTYASQAGAEFVAEGWAQSGAKLLEMSANVTPVTADVLVVLAGTNDLGGELTVENRLMLVTEIAEKSAAQRVILSSVPPLDRDPAASTAWNAALRQLAADNSWTFVDPWQTMRTPEGTYVAQYTLDGMHPTGEAAVIAGGALRLAIVATPSMDA, from the coding sequence ATGACGAGAAAACGTGTGCTGTTCACTGCGGGCGCAGTGATCTTGCTCACGCTCGGCATCAACGCCACCACCGTCGTCTGGCCCGTTTCGACCATCGCCGAGGGCCGGGTCGGCCCCAGCATTCCCCAGGCCGTCGCGCCGATCGCTACGCCCACGACCTTCGCCGTCGTCGGCGATTCGATCTCAGCGCGCGCCAGCCGCGAAGGCCTCGACATGAGCTCCGGATCGTGGACCACCTACGCGTCGCAGGCCGGTGCGGAGTTCGTCGCCGAGGGGTGGGCGCAGAGCGGCGCGAAACTGCTCGAGATGAGTGCCAACGTCACCCCGGTGACCGCCGACGTTCTGGTCGTGCTCGCCGGCACCAACGACCTCGGCGGGGAACTGACCGTCGAGAACCGGCTCATGCTGGTGACCGAGATCGCGGAGAAGTCGGCCGCGCAGCGTGTCATCCTCTCGTCCGTCCCGCCTCTCGACAGGGACCCGGCCGCGTCGACCGCCTGGAACGCCGCCCTGCGGCAACTGGCAGCCGACAACTCGTGGACGTTCGTCGACCCGTGGCAGACGATGCGCACACCGGAGGGCACCTACGTCGCGCAGTACACGCTAGACGGCATGCACCCGACCGGGGAGGCCGCCGTCATCGCGGGCGGGGCGCTGCGCCTCGCCATCGTGGCGACCCCGTCGATGGATGCCTGA
- a CDS encoding nucleoside/nucleotide kinase family protein: MPEPLVERVLALATPGSRIVIGITGSPGAGKTTLAKRVVAGINSGSDVTRAVYLPMDGFHLANATLDRLGLRERKGAIETFDGWGFVALLQRVLAERDHPVYAPSFERAVDEGIAGEVVIPPEADIVIVEGNYLLVDRQPWNRVPGLLAESWFCETGADERLARLVARHTEYGRSFDAALAWASSVDGANALLVEATKPRADLLVSGTA; this comes from the coding sequence ATGCCTGAGCCGCTCGTCGAACGCGTACTCGCCCTCGCCACACCGGGTTCACGCATCGTCATCGGCATCACGGGCAGCCCCGGCGCCGGCAAGACGACGTTGGCGAAGCGGGTGGTGGCCGGGATCAACAGCGGGTCGGATGTCACGCGCGCCGTGTATCTGCCGATGGACGGCTTCCACCTCGCGAACGCCACCCTCGACCGTCTCGGCCTGCGCGAACGCAAAGGTGCGATCGAGACGTTCGACGGCTGGGGATTCGTGGCGTTGCTCCAGCGTGTGCTCGCCGAACGCGACCACCCCGTCTACGCGCCGAGCTTCGAGCGGGCCGTCGACGAGGGGATAGCCGGTGAGGTGGTCATCCCCCCGGAGGCCGACATCGTGATCGTCGAGGGCAACTATCTGCTCGTCGACCGTCAGCCGTGGAACCGCGTTCCCGGGTTGCTCGCCGAGAGCTGGTTCTGCGAGACCGGCGCCGACGAACGGCTGGCCCGTCTGGTCGCACGGCACACCGAGTACGGTCGCAGCTTCGACGCCGCCCTCGCATGGGCGAGCTCGGTCGACGGCGCAAACGCGCTACTGGTCGAGGCCACAAAGCCGCGCGCCGACCTGCTGGTCTCGGGGACTGCCTGA
- a CDS encoding DUF7882 family protein, translating to MMGLLTYDGFEADFDDRLLAHLHVVIVQKLRRGESFSMTWRESNDGGGGRSSLWLHPSIPLHFKFLGSKPPTLNREWLATLTLSSNSSQGLVVTPEPEPTLVPMTPQPARSSSSASSARA from the coding sequence ATGATGGGACTGCTGACCTACGACGGTTTCGAAGCCGACTTCGACGACCGGCTTCTCGCCCACCTGCACGTCGTGATCGTGCAGAAGCTGCGACGCGGAGAAAGCTTCTCCATGACGTGGCGAGAGTCGAACGACGGGGGCGGCGGGCGTAGCTCGCTCTGGCTGCACCCCTCGATCCCGCTGCACTTCAAGTTTCTCGGCAGCAAGCCGCCGACGCTGAATCGCGAGTGGCTCGCGACCCTGACCCTGTCGTCGAACAGCTCGCAGGGTCTCGTCGTGACCCCGGAACCCGAGCCGACCCTCGTGCCGATGACGCCTCAGCCCGCGAGATCGTCCAGCAGCGCGAGCAGCGCCCGGGCGTAG
- a CDS encoding esterase/lipase family protein, translating into MVPGVWESWKFLQPLITSLHDRGHPVHVVRLLESNSRPVADASELVDAYLDEHDLSDVLLVAHSKGGLIGKYVMVKGAAARRVRGMVAIAAPFSGSRYARYLFLPSLRIFSPKDAVIVSLARELVANERIVSVFGEFDPHIPGGSYLPGAKNVRLDTGGHFRVLAHPRVIAEVMAMAA; encoded by the coding sequence GTGGTGCCGGGGGTGTGGGAGTCGTGGAAGTTCTTGCAGCCGCTCATCACCAGCCTGCACGACCGCGGGCACCCGGTGCACGTGGTGCGCCTGCTCGAGTCCAACAGCCGGCCGGTGGCGGACGCGTCGGAGCTCGTCGATGCCTATCTCGACGAACACGACCTCTCCGACGTGCTGCTCGTCGCCCACAGCAAGGGCGGTCTCATCGGCAAGTACGTGATGGTGAAGGGCGCAGCGGCGCGCAGGGTGCGGGGGATGGTGGCCATCGCGGCGCCTTTCAGCGGTTCGCGCTACGCCCGCTACCTGTTTCTGCCGAGTCTGCGCATCTTCTCGCCGAAGGACGCGGTGATCGTCTCCCTCGCGCGCGAGCTGGTGGCCAACGAGCGAATCGTCTCGGTGTTCGGCGAGTTCGATCCGCATATCCCGGGCGGCAGCTACCTGCCCGGTGCCAAGAACGTGCGTCTCGATACCGGCGGGCACTTCCGCGTGCTCGCCCACCCGCGCGTCATCGCCGAAGTCATGGCGATGGCCGCCTGA
- a CDS encoding VIT1/CCC1 transporter family protein, protein MAAPTPSTIRRWRKYLADERQEAAVYRDLASRRTGEEREILLALAEAEARHEAHWLALLGDNAGRPHRGEIRTRALGWLARRFGSVFVLALAQRAEARSPYEGDVDATPAMAADERIHEEVVRGLATRGRNRLSGTFRAAVFGANDGLVSNLALVLGIGATGVSTPIILATGLAGLLAGALSMGAGEFVSIRSQRELLAASDPNPETRSALPHLDVDANELSLVYRARGMDENEARAHAAEVLRDLTVDHSAGDTVDDHEEIGSALGAAVSSFLFFASGAIIPVLPYIFGLEGVAAVVLSSALVGVALLGTGAVTGLLSGGPPLKRALRQLAIGFGAAGATYLLGLAFGVSAA, encoded by the coding sequence GTGGCCGCCCCGACACCCTCCACCATCCGACGATGGCGCAAGTATCTCGCCGACGAACGCCAAGAGGCGGCCGTGTACCGCGACCTCGCCAGCCGGCGCACCGGTGAGGAGCGCGAGATCCTGCTCGCGCTCGCCGAGGCCGAGGCCCGGCACGAGGCGCACTGGCTGGCGCTGCTCGGCGACAACGCCGGGCGGCCGCACCGTGGCGAGATCCGCACGCGGGCCCTCGGATGGCTCGCCCGCCGTTTCGGCTCGGTGTTCGTCCTCGCGCTCGCGCAACGGGCGGAGGCTCGCTCCCCGTACGAGGGCGACGTCGACGCGACGCCCGCGATGGCGGCCGACGAGCGCATCCACGAGGAGGTCGTGCGCGGCCTCGCCACCCGCGGGCGCAACCGGCTCTCGGGTACCTTCCGCGCCGCGGTGTTCGGCGCCAACGACGGGCTCGTGAGCAACCTCGCCCTCGTGCTCGGCATCGGCGCGACCGGGGTATCCACCCCGATCATCCTGGCGACGGGGCTCGCGGGTCTGCTCGCGGGAGCGCTGTCGATGGGCGCGGGCGAGTTCGTCTCGATCCGCAGCCAGCGCGAACTGCTCGCCGCATCCGACCCCAATCCCGAAACGCGTTCCGCGCTGCCGCACCTCGACGTCGACGCGAACGAGCTCTCGCTCGTCTACCGCGCCCGCGGCATGGACGAGAACGAGGCCCGGGCGCACGCCGCCGAGGTGCTGCGCGACCTCACCGTCGACCACTCGGCGGGCGACACCGTCGACGACCACGAAGAGATCGGTTCGGCGCTCGGCGCCGCGGTATCGAGCTTCCTGTTCTTCGCCTCCGGGGCGATCATCCCCGTGCTGCCCTACATATTCGGCCTCGAAGGCGTCGCGGCGGTCGTGCTCTCGTCGGCCCTGGTGGGGGTTGCCCTGCTCGGCACCGGAGCGGTCACGGGACTGCTCTCGGGCGGCCCGCCCCTCAAGCGCGCGCTGCGGCAGCTGGCGATCGGCTTCGGCGCGGCGGGCGCCACCTACCTGCTCGGCCTGGCGTTCGGGGTCAGCGCGGCCTAG